In a single window of the Rhodamnia argentea isolate NSW1041297 chromosome 2, ASM2092103v1, whole genome shotgun sequence genome:
- the LOC115734232 gene encoding nudix hydrolase 18, mitochondrial-like encodes MLCYFGFAPGYRIENLGEGCGRKLVDMAALVSQENMVTPTLVSRTGRHLQRYSKHGSRQVVGCIPYRFKSREKGSLVDETGEEVEVLVISSQKGKGLLFPKGGWEMDESMNAAALRETVEEAGVRGTIERQLGKWSFKSKSQDAVYEGYMFPLLVDEQLEIWPEKNVRRRYWMNVREAREVCQHGWMKEALDVLVSRLASKEGGDLPSL; translated from the exons GTTATCGCATTGAAAATCTTGGAGAAGGGTGTGGTCGGAAACTGGTAGACATGGCCGCTTTGGTGTCCCAAGAGAACATGGTCACTCCCACTCTGGTGTCTCGCACCGGGCGGCACTTGCAGCGGTACAGCAAGCATGGCTCTCGCCAAGTCGTCGG GTGCATTCCGTACAGATTCAAAAGCAGAGAAAAGGGTTCTTTGGTGGACGAGACAGGAGAAGAAGTGGAGGTGCTCGTCATAAGTTCCCAGAAAGGGAAAGGTCTGTTGTTTCCCAAG GGAGGTTGGGAAATGGATGAATCCATGAACGCCGCAGCTTTGCGGGAGACCGTGGAGGAAGCTGGCGTCCGAGGTACTATTGAG AGGCAACTAGGCAAATGGAGTTTCAAAAGCAAGAGCCAGGACGCGGTTTATGAGGGATACATGTTCCCGTTGCTCGTGGACGAGCAGCTGGAGATCTGGCCGGAGAAGAACGTCCGACGAAGATACTGG ATGAATGTGAGAGAAGCTAGAGAGGTATGTCAGCATGGGTGGATGAAGGAAGCCCTGGATGTTCTAGTGAGCCGTCTCGCCTCCAAGGAAGGAGGAGATCTTCCCTCGCTATGA